The following are encoded in a window of Tautonia marina genomic DNA:
- a CDS encoding prenyltransferase/squalene oxidase repeat-containing protein, which yields MTGLNLEPFLRLLQADVGAWTTLGVIGLLLALIVWTGWGSRRVLRKCLVLSILAHMGVVFYSGEELSKLITPGMPDGQVIDGPGIREIRVTMPPLSAGGGAKDLDTSATGPNGQGGGLAADRDLASLALLDTIDPEVRGATRPDVTPDDWPQPPALDRPAAPEISDVQLAPEPSLPSNLAARDRGFEPAPDSPPMIEPSAIDQADVAAVIGNNRPADRPAAVPLPDLDRLATRPGLRDDRVGLRPSPRSEIAPPLPDLDQPDPILGSVPDRLDNQTEPAPMAPRAAAETAPETTDVADARPRPRPDARTSIPSPELPEAPGRGGFRPVPEPRDSSDLPSLDSRAGAEPVPLPDRNRQESEPFPLPVAEARPGSVEGFVPEAEPPSEADPEAVVGPDRRPVARQAEESPLDVPEADLRVAARPAPDRSPARIADRSAPVAALDLDRLIPRTLPELPGMQGAVERRTLDDVPEVYRPRLDPNRPELARRAGASAASEEAVELALDWLARHQDADGRWNAGTARYRDGSPASGDTSFTSHCPPGDICHGECFYWEADTAVTGLALLAFLGSGYTHLDGKYAPVVGRGIDFLLTIQKADGDLRGPSRAVGMYCHTMASLALSEAYALSGDPKLEAPVERAVAFLVESQYPGLMGWRYSPRGEIRRTPAEGGRGWNYEPHPPVGDTSVLGWVVMVLKSASEVGIEVPSNAVQSARNWLQRVADGDAEGLARYQPSRPSDPVMSAEAWVCRQFLGFGGPGAASTEAASYLLQHPPSADAFNSYYWYYATLAMYQSGGPAWDRWNPLVRDTLVSLQHREGHKAGSWDPDPTRYGTHGGRVYATALAAMTLEVYYRYLRLYVSEAGVAGGSPLAPRSLRSGDDGLRRASGDDFP from the coding sequence ATGACCGGCCTGAATCTGGAACCGTTCCTCCGATTGCTTCAGGCCGACGTCGGCGCCTGGACGACCCTGGGCGTGATTGGCCTGCTCCTGGCCCTGATCGTCTGGACCGGCTGGGGATCTCGACGGGTGCTGAGAAAGTGCCTCGTGCTGTCGATCCTCGCTCACATGGGCGTGGTCTTCTACAGTGGCGAGGAACTCTCGAAGCTGATCACACCCGGCATGCCGGATGGTCAGGTGATCGACGGGCCGGGCATCCGAGAAATCCGGGTTACCATGCCCCCCCTTTCAGCTGGTGGAGGAGCGAAAGACCTCGACACCTCCGCTACCGGGCCGAACGGCCAGGGAGGTGGACTTGCGGCCGACCGAGACCTGGCGTCGCTCGCCTTGCTCGACACGATCGATCCGGAAGTCCGAGGGGCGACCCGCCCCGACGTGACGCCGGACGATTGGCCCCAGCCGCCGGCCCTCGATCGGCCCGCGGCTCCCGAGATTTCCGACGTCCAGCTCGCTCCCGAGCCGAGCCTCCCCAGCAATCTGGCGGCGCGGGATCGGGGCTTCGAGCCGGCACCGGATTCCCCTCCGATGATCGAGCCATCGGCGATCGACCAGGCCGACGTGGCCGCGGTGATCGGCAACAATCGTCCTGCCGATCGACCCGCCGCGGTCCCCCTGCCCGATCTCGATCGGCTGGCGACTCGCCCAGGCCTTCGTGACGATCGGGTCGGACTCCGCCCGTCACCTCGATCCGAGATTGCTCCCCCGTTGCCCGACCTCGATCAGCCCGACCCGATCCTCGGATCGGTTCCTGATCGCCTCGACAATCAGACCGAACCGGCTCCAATGGCTCCTCGGGCTGCCGCCGAGACGGCTCCGGAAACGACGGACGTGGCCGACGCTCGTCCCCGCCCTCGGCCGGATGCTCGAACCTCGATTCCGAGCCCCGAACTTCCCGAAGCTCCCGGTCGAGGAGGATTCCGCCCTGTGCCGGAGCCACGAGACTCCTCCGATTTGCCTTCTCTGGACTCACGGGCCGGGGCCGAACCGGTTCCCCTTCCCGACCGGAATCGTCAGGAGTCCGAGCCGTTTCCGCTCCCAGTCGCCGAGGCAAGGCCCGGAAGCGTCGAGGGATTCGTTCCCGAGGCGGAGCCCCCCTCGGAGGCTGACCCGGAGGCGGTCGTGGGACCGGATCGCCGCCCGGTGGCCCGTCAGGCCGAGGAGTCACCGCTCGATGTGCCCGAGGCGGATCTTCGGGTCGCGGCCCGTCCCGCTCCCGATCGCTCCCCGGCCCGGATCGCCGACCGATCAGCGCCTGTCGCGGCCCTGGATCTGGATCGCCTGATTCCCAGAACGTTGCCGGAGTTGCCCGGCATGCAAGGAGCCGTCGAACGGCGAACCCTGGACGACGTGCCCGAGGTCTATCGTCCCCGACTCGACCCGAACCGCCCCGAACTCGCTCGTCGAGCCGGGGCGAGCGCCGCCAGTGAGGAAGCGGTGGAACTGGCCCTCGACTGGCTCGCCCGGCATCAGGATGCCGACGGCCGCTGGAATGCCGGGACGGCGCGGTATCGAGACGGTTCCCCCGCCTCAGGAGACACCAGTTTCACGAGCCACTGCCCCCCCGGAGACATCTGCCACGGCGAATGCTTCTACTGGGAGGCGGATACGGCCGTCACCGGCCTGGCCTTGCTGGCGTTTTTGGGCTCCGGTTACACGCATCTCGATGGCAAATATGCCCCGGTCGTCGGCCGGGGGATCGACTTTTTGCTGACCATTCAAAAGGCGGACGGCGACCTGAGAGGCCCCAGTCGGGCCGTGGGAATGTACTGCCATACGATGGCGAGCCTGGCCCTCTCGGAAGCCTACGCCCTGAGCGGCGACCCGAAGCTCGAAGCGCCGGTCGAGCGGGCTGTCGCCTTTCTGGTGGAGAGCCAGTACCCGGGCCTGATGGGCTGGCGCTACTCCCCTCGTGGCGAGATCCGACGGACTCCGGCCGAAGGGGGTCGAGGTTGGAATTACGAACCCCATCCTCCGGTCGGCGATACGAGCGTACTCGGCTGGGTGGTGATGGTGCTCAAGTCGGCGTCGGAAGTGGGGATCGAGGTTCCTTCGAATGCAGTGCAATCGGCACGGAACTGGTTGCAGCGGGTCGCGGACGGCGACGCGGAGGGGCTTGCCCGGTATCAGCCGTCTCGACCGTCCGATCCGGTCATGTCGGCCGAAGCCTGGGTTTGCCGTCAGTTTCTCGGCTTCGGCGGCCCTGGAGCGGCCAGTACAGAAGCGGCCTCGTACCTGCTCCAGCATCCCCCCTCAGCAGACGCGTTCAACAGTTATTACTGGTATTATGCGACTCTGGCGATGTATCAGAGCGGCGGCCCGGCCTGGGATCGCTGGAATCCGCTCGTCCGAGACACCCTGGTGAGCCTTCAGCATCGCGAGGGGCACAAGGCCGGAAGCTGGGACCCCGACCCGACACGCTACGGCACGCACGGCGGCCGGGTGTATGCGACCGCCCTGGCCGCGATGACCCTGGAGGTTTACTACCGATACCTCCGGCTCTACGTCTCTGAGGCAGGAGTGGCGGGAGGCTCTCCCCTTGCTCCCCGATCATTACGGTCGGGAGACGACGGTCTGAGACGAGCCTCGGGAGACGATTTCCCCTGA
- a CDS encoding SDR family oxidoreductase: MKAIVIGGSGQIGGWLLRHLADRGHDAVGTFATVAYPGLYPLKASDREAAVAWVRQERPQVVFYPAGFTWVDGCEHDPATARASNLDEPLNLARVTADLGGRFVYFSTDYVFRGTNGPDSEESPPDPPNVYGLAKLDAERAIARELGDRALIARTSWVYGPERQGKNFAYQVIRRLIAGEPVMVPSDQRSSPSYGPDVALAVIRLIEDGHSGLFHVAGPEVLSRPDFAKAIAEGFGLDPSPIASKPTAELGQGAPRPLQGGLLTPRLNAVLPGLMRPVSLSIDDFLRRLNLGEAWSDPRVAPGLG; this comes from the coding sequence ATGAAGGCGATTGTCATTGGCGGCTCGGGTCAGATCGGCGGCTGGCTGCTCCGGCACCTGGCCGATCGCGGCCACGACGCGGTGGGCACTTTTGCCACGGTCGCTTACCCGGGCCTCTACCCGCTGAAGGCCTCGGACCGAGAGGCGGCCGTGGCCTGGGTGCGCCAAGAGCGTCCGCAGGTTGTCTTCTACCCGGCCGGGTTTACCTGGGTGGACGGTTGCGAACACGACCCGGCCACGGCCCGAGCGTCGAACCTGGACGAGCCGCTCAATCTGGCTCGGGTGACGGCTGATCTGGGGGGTCGGTTCGTCTACTTTTCCACGGATTATGTCTTCCGCGGGACCAACGGGCCGGATTCTGAGGAATCTCCCCCCGATCCTCCCAACGTCTACGGCCTTGCCAAGCTCGACGCCGAACGCGCGATCGCCCGGGAACTGGGAGATCGCGCGCTCATCGCTCGCACAAGCTGGGTCTACGGTCCGGAACGTCAGGGGAAGAATTTCGCCTATCAGGTCATCCGGCGCCTGATCGCCGGAGAGCCGGTCATGGTCCCTTCCGATCAACGCTCAAGCCCGAGCTACGGACCCGACGTTGCCCTGGCCGTCATTCGACTGATCGAGGACGGTCACTCCGGCCTCTTTCATGTGGCCGGCCCCGAGGTCTTGAGCCGTCCCGACTTCGCGAAAGCGATCGCCGAGGGCTTTGGACTCGACCCGTCCCCGATCGCCTCAAAGCCCACGGCGGAGCTGGGTCAAGGCGCCCCGCGCCCCTTGCAAGGAGGGTTGTTGACTCCCCGGCTCAATGCGGTCCTGCCCGGCCTGATGCGCCCCGTTTCGCTCTCCATCGACGATTTTCTTCGACGACTCAACCTGGGCGAAGCATGGAGCGATCCAAGGGTCGCTCCCGGGTTGGGATGA
- a CDS encoding DUF444 family protein gives MVRKIERDQNRFRQIVRGKIKADLKKYITHGEMIGKTGGELVSIPMPSIDLPEFRYGPKGSGGVGQGPGDVGQPIGRSGDGEEGAGQAGDSPGQHILEVELTMDELAEILGEELELPRIQPKGQANIIEEKDRYTGIRQAGPESLRHFKRTYKKALKRQIASNTYNPDDPIVIPVREDKLYRSWNPIYLPQTNAVVLYLMDVSGSMTDDQKEIVRIEAFWIDTWLRSQYDGVTTRYIIHDAGAKEVDEHTFYHTRESGGTRISSAYRLAHKIIEADHPPADWNIYVLHFSDGDNWGEDNRHCVELLRKGLLPKCNLFGYGQVESPYGSGEFIRELEDAFENEPNLALSEIRDKEGIYDSIKEFLGRGR, from the coding sequence TTGGTACGGAAAATCGAGCGGGACCAGAACCGCTTCCGACAGATTGTCCGCGGCAAGATCAAGGCGGACCTGAAGAAGTACATCACGCACGGCGAGATGATCGGCAAGACCGGCGGCGAGCTGGTCTCGATCCCGATGCCGTCGATTGACCTGCCCGAATTCCGCTACGGCCCGAAGGGGTCTGGCGGGGTCGGCCAGGGTCCCGGCGACGTCGGTCAGCCGATCGGTCGATCCGGAGACGGCGAGGAAGGGGCCGGCCAGGCGGGCGACAGCCCTGGCCAGCACATCCTCGAAGTCGAACTGACCATGGACGAACTGGCCGAGATCCTCGGCGAGGAACTGGAGCTTCCCCGCATCCAGCCCAAAGGACAAGCCAATATCATCGAGGAGAAGGATCGCTACACCGGCATCCGACAGGCTGGTCCCGAGAGCCTTCGGCACTTCAAGCGCACCTACAAGAAGGCCCTGAAGCGACAAATCGCCTCGAACACCTACAACCCAGACGATCCGATCGTCATTCCGGTCCGAGAGGACAAGCTCTATCGCTCCTGGAACCCGATCTACCTGCCGCAAACCAACGCCGTCGTCCTCTACCTGATGGACGTCTCCGGCAGCATGACGGACGACCAGAAGGAGATTGTCCGGATCGAGGCCTTCTGGATCGACACCTGGCTCCGAAGCCAGTACGACGGCGTGACCACCCGCTACATCATTCACGACGCGGGAGCCAAGGAGGTCGACGAGCACACCTTCTACCACACGAGAGAGTCCGGCGGCACGCGAATCAGCTCGGCCTACCGCCTGGCCCACAAGATCATCGAGGCCGACCACCCGCCGGCCGACTGGAATATTTACGTCCTGCATTTCTCCGACGGCGACAACTGGGGAGAAGACAATCGTCATTGCGTGGAACTCTTGCGCAAAGGTCTGCTTCCCAAGTGCAACCTCTTCGGCTATGGCCAGGTTGAGAGCCCCTATGGTTCGGGCGAGTTCATTCGAGAACTGGAGGACGCCTTCGAGAACGAGCCGAACCTGGCCCTCTCGGAGATTCGCGACAAGGAAGGAATCTACGACTCGATCAAGGAGTTTCTCGGCCGAGGCCGCTGA
- a CDS encoding SpoVR family protein: MSFVSTQHDLPADLRALQVEIEEHARSFGLDFYDTIFEVLDYDELSEIAALGGFPTRYPHWRFGMEYEQLSKGYRYGLQKIYEMVINNDPCYAYLLRCNMPVDQKLVMAHVYGHNDFFKNNICFAPTNRKMMDEMANHGNRIRSFMERFGEETVENFIDSCLCLDSLIDIHSPFIKRRDAPNRYDFSNEADQTPPSDKFRSKDYMDSFVNPPEALKEAARQREAEHAKARRFPEQPERDILLFLLEHAPLNAWQQDVLAIIREEAYYFAPQGQTKIMNEGWASYWHSTMMTTRLLDGSELVDYADHHSGTMATQPGRLNPYKLGIELLRDIEERWDKGQFGPEYESCDDYETRRTWDTGAGLGRQKIFEVRRIHSDVTFIDTFLTPDFCRRHQMFSFRHNDQAELYEIESREFKKIKERLLFGLTNFGRPIIRIKDGNYRNRGELYLEQEYFGVDLKLDHAQDTLRHLHRLWTRPVQLETCVEGRPTLLSFDGTDHTIRPLGGQSHEPEHRDRRRA; encoded by the coding sequence ATGTCTTTCGTCAGTACTCAGCACGACTTGCCGGCGGACCTCCGGGCCTTACAGGTAGAGATCGAGGAACACGCCCGCTCCTTTGGCCTCGATTTCTACGACACCATCTTCGAGGTACTGGACTACGACGAGCTTTCCGAAATCGCCGCCCTGGGAGGATTCCCAACCCGATACCCGCACTGGCGGTTCGGCATGGAATATGAACAACTCTCCAAAGGATACCGCTACGGCTTGCAGAAGATATACGAAATGGTCATCAACAATGACCCTTGCTACGCCTATCTGCTGCGATGCAATATGCCGGTTGATCAAAAACTCGTGATGGCACACGTCTACGGACATAACGACTTTTTCAAAAACAACATCTGCTTCGCGCCGACGAATCGCAAGATGATGGACGAGATGGCCAACCACGGCAATCGCATCCGATCGTTCATGGAACGATTCGGCGAGGAGACAGTCGAAAACTTCATCGACAGTTGCCTTTGCCTGGACAGCCTGATCGACATTCACTCGCCATTCATCAAGCGGCGCGACGCACCGAATCGTTACGACTTCTCGAACGAGGCCGATCAGACGCCGCCCTCGGATAAGTTCCGCAGCAAGGATTACATGGACAGTTTCGTCAACCCCCCGGAGGCCCTCAAGGAAGCCGCCCGTCAGCGCGAGGCGGAACATGCCAAGGCCCGACGATTCCCGGAGCAACCGGAACGAGACATCCTGCTCTTTCTCCTTGAGCATGCCCCTTTGAATGCCTGGCAGCAAGACGTGCTGGCGATCATCCGGGAGGAAGCCTACTACTTCGCTCCCCAGGGTCAGACGAAGATCATGAACGAGGGCTGGGCCTCTTACTGGCACTCGACCATGATGACGACCCGCCTGCTCGACGGCTCGGAGCTGGTTGATTATGCCGACCACCACTCCGGCACCATGGCCACCCAGCCCGGCCGCCTCAACCCGTACAAGCTGGGCATTGAGCTGTTACGCGACATCGAAGAACGCTGGGATAAAGGTCAGTTCGGGCCCGAGTACGAGTCGTGCGACGATTACGAAACGCGACGCACCTGGGATACCGGCGCCGGCCTCGGCCGTCAGAAGATTTTTGAAGTGCGGCGCATTCATAGCGACGTGACCTTCATCGACACCTTCCTCACGCCCGACTTTTGCCGAAGGCATCAAATGTTCAGCTTCCGGCACAACGATCAGGCCGAGCTTTACGAGATCGAGAGCCGCGAATTCAAGAAGATTAAGGAGCGTCTCCTCTTTGGCCTGACCAATTTCGGTCGGCCCATCATCCGCATCAAGGACGGCAACTACCGGAACCGAGGTGAACTGTACCTGGAACAAGAGTATTTCGGCGTCGACCTGAAGCTTGACCACGCCCAGGACACGCTTCGGCACTTGCATCGCCTCTGGACGCGCCCGGTCCAGTTGGAGACCTGCGTCGAGGGGCGTCCCACCCTTCTCTCATTCGACGGGACGGATCACACGATCCGACCCCTGGGAGGCCAGTCCCATGAGCCTGAGCACCGCGATCGCCGCCGAGCTTGA
- a CDS encoding inorganic diphosphatase: protein MLHPWHDVTPGEDLPMVFNAIVEIPTGANIKYELDKRTGLLRMDRVLYSAVYYPANYGFIPQTYAEDDDPLDVLVLCQESLAPMTLVTARAIGLMTMIDSGKKDHKILAVAVGDPEFNSFREADELPPHRLQMLRRFFQDYKYLEGKAVEVDEFQPAATTSPIIEDSLQRYSFLRRKGFRS, encoded by the coding sequence ATGCTCCACCCCTGGCACGACGTGACCCCAGGCGAAGATCTGCCCATGGTCTTTAACGCCATCGTCGAGATTCCGACGGGGGCGAACATCAAATACGAGCTGGACAAGCGCACGGGCTTGCTCCGCATGGACCGAGTCCTCTACTCGGCCGTCTATTATCCCGCCAACTATGGCTTCATTCCCCAGACCTATGCCGAAGATGACGACCCGCTCGACGTCCTCGTGCTTTGCCAGGAGTCTCTGGCCCCGATGACCCTGGTCACCGCCCGGGCCATCGGCTTGATGACGATGATCGACTCGGGCAAGAAAGATCACAAGATTCTTGCCGTGGCGGTTGGTGACCCCGAGTTCAACAGCTTCCGAGAGGCCGACGAACTGCCTCCTCATCGGCTTCAAATGCTCCGCCGGTTCTTCCAGGACTACAAGTACCTGGAGGGCAAGGCCGTCGAGGTCGATGAATTCCAGCCGGCGGCAACGACCTCACCCATCATCGAGGACTCGCTCCAGCGTTATAGCTTCCTGCGCCGCAAAGGGTTCCGATCGTAA
- a CDS encoding MotA/TolQ/ExbB proton channel family protein, with protein MRRIAIESRLVSRRRLVGPALAMGLVVLLGGADRPSNLEQASTVASEQLQWFARQARSWYQNTPPADRMTWGGLAACGLLGLSVLGERSLRLRTARVLPTRFVDRFRDRLEDGQLDKGKGTDLCEMNPSPASRIALAAIRRWGRPAADLERAVSLARQVEVDRLRRNVGTLRRIAALAPLVGLLGTLLAAGRALASLDGAATSAAWGPALAGSLAPLTAGVALAILALVAYDGLMGRVESLENALDRLGAETVDAIAVLAAAQASRAEKGTTAAQATSSPRNASAGPHFGIGGQSRGSQPIRVEIPDSLRNF; from the coding sequence ATGCGTCGGATTGCGATCGAAAGCCGCCTGGTGTCGCGTCGAAGGCTGGTCGGCCCGGCGCTGGCGATGGGCTTGGTGGTGCTGCTGGGAGGTGCCGATCGACCGTCGAACCTGGAGCAAGCCTCGACGGTCGCGTCGGAGCAACTTCAGTGGTTCGCCCGACAGGCCCGGTCGTGGTATCAGAACACCCCCCCCGCCGACCGGATGACCTGGGGAGGGCTGGCGGCGTGCGGATTGCTTGGTCTCAGCGTTCTGGGAGAGCGATCGCTTCGATTGCGAACAGCTCGCGTATTGCCGACTCGCTTTGTCGATCGGTTCCGCGACCGCCTGGAAGACGGGCAACTCGACAAGGGGAAAGGGACCGACCTTTGCGAGATGAACCCGAGCCCGGCGTCCCGGATTGCCCTCGCGGCCATCCGCCGCTGGGGACGCCCCGCAGCGGACCTGGAACGGGCCGTGAGCCTGGCCCGACAGGTTGAGGTCGATCGACTGAGGCGGAACGTCGGGACCTTGCGTCGGATCGCGGCGCTGGCTCCGCTGGTGGGATTGCTGGGCACGCTCCTGGCCGCGGGTCGGGCTCTGGCAAGCCTGGACGGGGCGGCAACCTCGGCCGCGTGGGGTCCTGCGCTGGCGGGATCGCTGGCCCCGTTGACGGCGGGCGTTGCGCTGGCCATCCTGGCACTGGTCGCCTACGACGGCTTGATGGGCCGGGTCGAATCGCTCGAAAACGCCCTCGATCGGCTTGGAGCCGAGACGGTGGACGCCATCGCCGTGCTCGCGGCCGCTCAGGCGAGCCGGGCCGAAAAGGGTACAACAGCGGCTCAAGCAACGTCGTCCCCTCGTAATGCTTCGGCCGGTCCCCACTTCGGGATCGGAGGCCAGTCCCGGGGCTCGCAGCCGATCCGGGTCGAGATTCCTGACTCCTTGCGAAACTTCTGA
- a CDS encoding PrkA family serine protein kinase: MTAGSDLIAKIARRQNLAEYQKKHWTGTFSEYLEIVAQDPKVTRNAYQRVYDMILSFGTEEIIIHKEKFVRYRFFDDPIEDGHDAIFGLEKPLMNLVNVLKSAALGYGTERRVLLLHGPVGSSKSTIARLLKKGLEFYSQTDDGALYTFDWKEDGPEGELHWVPCPMHEEPLHLIPPEYRADLLAELNAGRGPDDFQVRIVGELDPYCRQMFKERLERYGGDWTRVLEDIRVRRVLLSEQDRVGIGTFQPKDEKNQDATELTGDINYRKIAEYGSDSDPRAFNFDGEFNIANRGIIEFIEVLKLDVAFLYDLLGASQEHKIKPKKFAQTDIDEVIVGHTNEPEYRKLQSNEFMEALRDRTVKIDVPYVTKLSDEIKIYEKDYNSRRVTGKRIAPHTLEVAAMWAILTRLEEPKNAGLTLMQKLKLYNGKTLPGFTEDNIKELKEEAEREGMLGISPRYVQDKISNALVAHAEERSVNPFMVLNELESGLRHHSLINNEEVRKHYKHLLAVVKEEYEDVVKNEVQRAIAADEEALTRLCGNYIDNVKAYTQREKVKNKYTGQPEEPDERLMRSIEEKIDIPESRKDDFRREIMNYIGALALDGKTFDYKTNERLQKALELKLFQDQKDTIKLTSLVSSVVDKDTQEKIDIVKGRLIRDYGYDEDSATDVLNYVASIFARGDVKRGGG; the protein is encoded by the coding sequence ATGACGGCCGGATCGGACTTGATTGCCAAGATCGCTCGCCGCCAGAACCTGGCGGAATACCAGAAGAAGCACTGGACAGGGACGTTTTCGGAATATCTTGAGATCGTCGCCCAGGACCCCAAGGTCACGCGCAACGCGTACCAGCGGGTCTATGATATGATTTTGAGTTTCGGCACCGAAGAGATCATCATCCACAAGGAGAAGTTTGTCCGTTACAGGTTCTTCGATGACCCGATCGAAGACGGACACGACGCCATTTTCGGACTCGAAAAACCGTTGATGAATCTGGTCAACGTGCTTAAGAGTGCCGCCCTGGGTTATGGAACCGAACGTCGCGTGCTCTTGCTCCACGGACCGGTCGGCAGTTCCAAGAGCACCATTGCCCGGTTGCTCAAGAAAGGGCTGGAGTTCTACTCTCAAACCGACGACGGAGCGCTCTATACGTTCGACTGGAAAGAGGATGGCCCCGAAGGCGAGCTTCACTGGGTTCCCTGTCCGATGCACGAGGAACCCTTGCACCTGATTCCTCCCGAGTATCGGGCCGATCTCCTGGCGGAATTGAACGCCGGCCGCGGCCCGGACGACTTCCAGGTTCGGATCGTCGGTGAGCTGGATCCGTATTGCCGGCAGATGTTCAAGGAACGTCTGGAGCGATATGGAGGCGATTGGACCCGGGTCCTGGAGGATATTCGCGTGCGTCGAGTCCTGCTCTCGGAGCAGGACCGTGTGGGCATCGGCACCTTCCAGCCGAAGGACGAGAAGAACCAGGACGCCACCGAACTGACCGGCGATATCAACTACCGCAAGATCGCCGAATATGGTTCGGATTCGGACCCAAGAGCCTTCAACTTTGATGGCGAGTTCAACATCGCCAACCGGGGAATCATCGAGTTCATCGAGGTCTTAAAACTCGATGTGGCGTTCCTCTACGATCTGCTTGGCGCGAGTCAGGAACACAAGATCAAGCCGAAGAAGTTCGCGCAGACAGACATCGACGAGGTGATCGTCGGGCATACGAACGAGCCCGAATATCGGAAGCTTCAGTCAAACGAGTTCATGGAAGCCCTGCGCGACCGAACCGTCAAGATCGACGTGCCGTACGTCACGAAGCTGTCCGACGAGATCAAGATTTACGAAAAGGATTACAACAGCCGCCGCGTCACCGGCAAGCGCATCGCGCCTCACACGCTGGAAGTGGCGGCCATGTGGGCCATCCTCACTCGCTTGGAGGAACCGAAGAACGCCGGCCTGACCTTGATGCAAAAGCTGAAGCTCTACAACGGCAAGACCCTGCCGGGCTTCACCGAAGACAACATCAAGGAACTGAAGGAAGAGGCCGAACGCGAAGGGATGCTCGGCATCAGTCCTCGATACGTTCAGGACAAGATCTCCAACGCCCTGGTCGCCCACGCCGAGGAGCGTTCCGTCAACCCGTTCATGGTGCTGAACGAGCTTGAGTCGGGTCTGAGGCACCACTCGTTGATCAACAACGAGGAAGTCCGCAAACATTACAAGCATCTGCTGGCGGTCGTGAAGGAAGAATATGAGGATGTCGTCAAGAACGAGGTCCAGCGTGCCATCGCCGCCGACGAGGAGGCCCTGACGAGGCTCTGCGGCAACTACATCGACAACGTAAAAGCCTACACCCAGCGGGAGAAGGTCAAGAACAAGTACACCGGCCAGCCGGAGGAACCCGACGAGCGCCTGATGCGGTCGATCGAGGAGAAAATCGATATTCCCGAGAGCCGCAAGGACGACTTCCGGCGGGAGATCATGAATTACATCGGTGCCCTGGCACTCGATGGCAAGACGTTCGACTACAAGACGAACGAACGACTTCAAAAGGCCCTGGAACTGAAACTGTTCCAGGACCAGAAGGATACGATCAAGCTGACGAGTCTTGTCTCCAGCGTGGTGGACAAGGACACGCAGGAGAAGATCGACATCGTCAAGGGTCGCCTGATCCGAGACTACGGCTACGACGAAGATTCAGCCACCGACGTCTTGAACTACGTGGCCAGCATCTTCGCCCGAGGAGACGTGAAGCGCGGCGGCGGCTAA
- a CDS encoding CvpA family protein: MTPYDFAMVGVIIAGMIWGAWRGITWQLASILSLGLGYAVAVPVSSQLAPQFPGQPIVARALAMLVLYVAVSAGVFGVAWSIRATLRRWKFEAYDRHLGMLLGGIEGAVLGIVVTVFIVSLAPQSRTPILTSRAGQAVDHTLKLAQPALPDELRTMLQPYWDALDRGTPQDVTPDWEIATDTSQDQPGFGALSLDAKSDPDLLRSMFDRAGAEAGKAFADHLQGGWNGESGLGHERTSRR; the protein is encoded by the coding sequence ATGACACCTTATGATTTTGCCATGGTGGGAGTGATCATCGCCGGAATGATCTGGGGAGCCTGGCGAGGGATTACCTGGCAACTGGCGAGTATCCTTTCGCTCGGGCTGGGCTATGCGGTCGCTGTTCCCGTGTCGTCGCAACTCGCTCCTCAGTTTCCGGGCCAACCGATTGTGGCCCGGGCTCTGGCGATGCTCGTGCTTTACGTGGCGGTTTCGGCCGGAGTGTTCGGGGTCGCCTGGTCGATCCGGGCGACCCTGAGGCGATGGAAGTTCGAAGCCTACGACCGGCATCTGGGAATGCTTCTCGGAGGGATCGAGGGGGCGGTCCTGGGAATCGTGGTGACCGTGTTCATCGTGAGCCTTGCTCCCCAGAGTCGGACCCCGATCTTGACCAGTCGCGCCGGGCAGGCGGTCGATCACACCTTGAAGCTCGCCCAACCCGCCCTTCCTGACGAACTCCGGACAATGCTTCAACCGTACTGGGACGCCCTCGACCGCGGAACGCCGCAGGACGTGACGCCGGACTGGGAGATCGCAACCGACACCTCGCAGGATCAGCCCGGCTTCGGCGCACTGTCCCTCGATGCCAAGAGTGATCCGGACTTGCTACGGAGCATGTTCGATCGGGCCGGGGCGGAAGCCGGGAAAGCCTTTGCCGACCATTTGCAAGGCGGCTGGAATGGAGAATCGGGCCTCGGCCATGAACGAACTTCCCGTCGGTGA
- a CDS encoding RNA-binding S4 domain-containing protein, whose amino-acid sequence MNELPVGDRPINLTQVLKRVGWVDNGGQAKALIAEGLVRVNGEVEFRKRRQMSVGDSVQLDIDEPPPPVHLV is encoded by the coding sequence ATGAACGAACTTCCCGTCGGTGATCGACCGATCAATCTGACTCAGGTCCTCAAGCGTGTCGGTTGGGTCGACAACGGCGGTCAGGCCAAGGCCCTGATCGCCGAGGGCCTGGTTCGTGTCAACGGCGAGGTCGAATTTCGCAAACGCCGTCAGATGTCGGTCGGAGACTCGGTCCAGCTCGACATTGATGAGCCTCCCCCCCCCGTCCATCTGGTCTGA